Proteins from a single region of Pseudopedobacter saltans DSM 12145:
- a CDS encoding glycoside hydrolase family protein, with protein MKRYIFALIISFLAGPVIAQISQQRMQEIYEEIKTPHKYGLVMITDTISKKIDCPTVFRKGNKWFMTYIIFDGKGYETWLATSKNLLNWENKGKIMSFTHDGKWDDVQKAGYNSLQDLTWGGSYKLNKYQGKYWMSYFGGNSQGYEPEPLSIGIAYTTKSPSKVHEWTRLDAPVLTSHDPDVRWWENRNKLFKSSVIEDKERLTGHSFLMYYNAVGDSLKNNKKTRWYERIGMAVSEDMVHWKRFQKDPVMHHPVGITGDAVIQKMGSDYVMFYFGAFWEDRKGAFNRFAVSKDLVNWTDWTGDNLIESSEDYDNLYAHKSFVVKYKGIVYHFYCAVDKSDHRGIAIATSKDLGKSKLKFK; from the coding sequence ATGAAAAGATACATTTTTGCATTAATAATATCCTTCTTAGCAGGGCCTGTCATTGCTCAGATTTCGCAACAGCGGATGCAGGAAATTTATGAAGAAATAAAAACCCCTCATAAGTATGGACTGGTAATGATTACCGATACCATTTCTAAAAAAATAGATTGTCCTACGGTGTTTCGCAAGGGTAATAAATGGTTTATGACCTATATTATTTTTGACGGAAAAGGGTATGAAACATGGCTCGCAACCAGTAAGAACCTTTTAAATTGGGAAAATAAAGGTAAAATAATGTCTTTTACCCACGACGGAAAATGGGACGATGTGCAAAAAGCAGGTTATAATTCGCTGCAGGATTTAACCTGGGGCGGTAGTTACAAGTTGAATAAATATCAGGGTAAATATTGGATGTCATATTTTGGTGGAAACTCGCAGGGATATGAGCCAGAACCTTTGTCAATTGGAATAGCTTATACTACAAAAAGTCCTTCGAAAGTGCATGAATGGACAAGACTGGATGCTCCGGTTTTAACCAGCCATGACCCTGATGTAAGGTGGTGGGAGAATAGAAATAAGCTCTTTAAAAGCTCGGTAATAGAGGATAAGGAGAGATTAACAGGACATAGTTTCCTGATGTATTATAATGCGGTTGGGGATTCTTTGAAGAATAACAAAAAAACCAGATGGTACGAACGTATTGGTATGGCTGTATCCGAAGATATGGTACACTGGAAGAGATTTCAGAAAGATCCGGTAATGCACCATCCGGTTGGAATCACGGGTGATGCCGTTATTCAAAAAATGGGCAGTGATTACGTGATGTTTTATTTTGGTGCGTTTTGGGAAGATAGAAAAGGGGCATTCAACCGATTTGCGGTTTCCAAAGATCTGGTAAACTGGACGGACTGGACGGGTGATAATTTAATAGAGTCGTCAGAAGATTACGACAATTTGTATGCACATAAATCTTTTGTAGTGAAATATAAGGGGATTGTCTACCATTTTTATTGTGCGGTGGACAAATCGGATCATAGAGGCATAGCTATTGCTACTTCTAAAGACCTAGGGAAAAGTAAGTTGAAATTTAAATGA
- a CDS encoding right-handed parallel beta-helix repeat-containing protein yields MIKYITFCIALFSTGLCSASEIWVAINGSDKNAGTKEQPLATLSMAIRKVREQRRLNDESVKNGATIFLKGGNYFLEESVFIKPEDAGTEQSKTIIKNASNEEVVLSGGIKVKGWKKAGNVSGLPAEAKGKVWVADAPVIGDQVLDFRQFWVNNVKGIRSMSTAYGNMDRILSWNKEEQTCWIPKPKIKGFKFQAGMEMFIHQWWAIANLRIKHMQFQGDSIKLSFYEPESKVQSEHPWPAPWISKESGNSGFYLNNSIQFLNQEGEWYLDKLNRKIYYWPRKGEDLAKANVIIPYLENLVRIEGTIDQPVKHLHFEGITFSHTSWLRPSQQGHVPLQAGMYLLEAYKLKQPGTPDKAGLENQGWIGRPRAAVEVKYSENTSFRNCKFMHLASTGLDYHRGNHFDKIEGNLFKDIGGSAILLGVFSDEAFETHLPYNPKDNREVSGNTLIANNLITDVTNDDWGCVGIGAGYVKNTTIRNNEINEISYTGISLGWGWTKTINAMSNNHVLANKITHYGKHMYDVAAVYTLSAQPGSSIKENYIDSIYKAPFAHIPDHWFYLYTDEGSAYFNVKDNWCPAEKFLQNANGPGNVWENNGPMVKAEIKEKAGLEKDYQHLRKYKAAADKNWEINKAIVKTGSQ; encoded by the coding sequence ATGATAAAGTACATTACTTTTTGTATTGCCTTATTCAGTACCGGACTATGCTCGGCTTCTGAAATTTGGGTGGCTATCAACGGAAGTGATAAAAATGCAGGAACTAAAGAACAACCTCTGGCGACATTGTCCATGGCTATTAGAAAGGTTCGCGAGCAAAGGAGATTAAATGATGAATCGGTAAAAAATGGTGCTACGATTTTTCTGAAAGGTGGAAACTACTTTCTGGAAGAATCTGTCTTTATTAAACCGGAAGATGCAGGGACAGAGCAAAGTAAAACCATTATAAAAAATGCCTCGAATGAAGAGGTTGTACTAAGTGGTGGAATAAAAGTAAAAGGCTGGAAGAAAGCCGGAAATGTGAGTGGATTACCTGCCGAAGCTAAAGGGAAAGTTTGGGTGGCAGATGCACCTGTAATTGGCGATCAGGTTCTGGACTTCAGGCAGTTTTGGGTAAATAATGTTAAAGGGATTAGAAGCATGAGTACTGCTTATGGCAATATGGATAGGATATTGTCATGGAATAAAGAAGAGCAAACCTGCTGGATTCCTAAGCCTAAGATCAAAGGTTTTAAGTTTCAGGCGGGAATGGAAATGTTTATCCATCAATGGTGGGCAATCGCAAACTTGAGGATTAAGCACATGCAATTTCAGGGCGATAGTATTAAACTTTCTTTTTACGAGCCGGAAAGCAAAGTGCAATCAGAACATCCCTGGCCTGCACCCTGGATAAGTAAGGAATCTGGTAATTCTGGTTTTTACCTGAACAATTCAATCCAATTCCTTAATCAGGAAGGGGAATGGTATCTGGATAAATTAAATCGTAAAATTTATTACTGGCCAAGAAAAGGTGAAGATCTGGCAAAGGCCAATGTAATCATTCCTTATCTGGAGAATTTGGTTAGAATAGAGGGAACTATAGACCAACCGGTAAAGCATTTGCATTTCGAAGGAATTACTTTTTCGCATACCTCCTGGTTACGCCCCTCTCAGCAAGGGCATGTGCCCCTACAGGCTGGAATGTATTTGTTAGAAGCTTATAAGCTGAAACAACCGGGAACACCGGATAAAGCCGGATTAGAAAACCAAGGTTGGATAGGTCGTCCGAGAGCTGCGGTAGAGGTGAAGTATAGCGAGAACACATCCTTCAGGAATTGTAAATTCATGCATTTGGCTTCAACCGGATTAGATTATCATAGAGGAAATCATTTTGATAAAATAGAAGGAAATTTATTTAAAGATATCGGTGGTTCGGCCATTCTATTGGGCGTTTTTTCCGATGAAGCTTTTGAAACTCACTTACCTTATAATCCTAAAGATAACAGAGAAGTTAGCGGAAATACGCTTATAGCGAATAATTTGATTACAGATGTAACCAATGACGATTGGGGTTGTGTGGGAATAGGAGCAGGTTATGTCAAGAATACCACTATCAGAAATAACGAAATTAACGAGATCTCTTATACCGGGATTTCTTTAGGCTGGGGATGGACTAAAACCATCAATGCCATGAGCAACAATCATGTTTTAGCCAATAAGATCACGCATTATGGAAAACATATGTACGATGTGGCGGCGGTTTATACCTTATCGGCGCAACCTGGATCTTCTATCAAAGAAAATTATATTGATAGTATTTATAAAGCACCTTTTGCTCATATTCCAGATCATTGGTTTTACTTGTACACAGACGAAGGTTCTGCCTATTTCAATGTAAAGGATAACTGGTGCCCTGCAGAAAAGTTTCTACAGAATGCCAACGGTCCGGGAAATGTATGGGAAAACAACGGTCCAATGGTAAAAGCAGAAATTAAAGAAAAGGCGGGTCTGGAAAAAGACTATCAGCATTTAAGAAAATATAAAGCAGCTGCTGATAAAAATTGGGAGATAAATAAGGCGATTGTCAAAACAGGTAGTCAATAA
- a CDS encoding L-rhamnose mutarotase, which translates to MRENQNRALTLSPASTGEGKWKSELRKLYFIAKYCVFLLLPEGEGAQRADKGKHRKKMYRYFKEKPEQNNMLLVFSKICLFALFLVFTACQPKQKEKTHKQFEPVLWEILSRDTTQRFTDSLQNWASAQADLKDAVIKRWKDHYIVFAQSNDSLVVKTSLTASFKSNAIKFYNQPYYHFERSHCADTSTVKEFEYYILTANLVADTTLQKEYMKYHKTQYQEWPEIAQGFCNASFQHLIMFRNGKQLMLIIAIPKGKTLDELNPLTEKDNPKVKEWNAIMAKYQEGIPGTQKDETWVFFK; encoded by the coding sequence ATGAGAGAAAATCAAAACCGAGCCCTCACCCTTAGTCCCGCTTCCACAGGAGAGGGAAAATGGAAGAGCGAATTGAGGAAGCTGTATTTTATAGCAAAATATTGTGTTTTTCTCCTTCTCCCTGAGGGAGAGGGTGCCCAAAGGGCGGATAAGGGGAAGCATAGAAAAAAGATGTACCGATACTTTAAGGAAAAACCGGAACAGAATAATATGTTATTGGTGTTTTCAAAAATTTGTTTGTTTGCGCTTTTTCTGGTTTTTACAGCCTGTCAACCCAAACAAAAGGAAAAAACGCACAAGCAATTCGAACCGGTATTGTGGGAAATCCTTTCAAGGGATACCACGCAACGCTTTACCGATAGCTTGCAAAATTGGGCGTCAGCACAAGCTGATTTAAAAGATGCGGTAATTAAAAGATGGAAAGACCATTATATCGTTTTTGCACAAAGTAACGATAGCTTGGTGGTTAAAACATCCTTAACGGCTTCTTTTAAAAGCAATGCAATTAAGTTTTACAATCAGCCCTATTATCATTTTGAAAGAAGTCATTGCGCAGATACTTCAACAGTAAAAGAATTTGAGTATTACATTCTTACAGCAAATTTGGTAGCAGATACAACTTTGCAAAAAGAATACATGAAATATCATAAAACGCAGTATCAGGAATGGCCAGAGATTGCGCAAGGCTTTTGTAATGCTTCTTTTCAGCATTTAATCATGTTCAGGAACGGAAAGCAATTGATGCTGATTATCGCTATTCCGAAAGGAAAAACGTTGGATGAGTTGAACCCATTAACAGAAAAGGACAATCCAAAAGTGAAAGAATGGAACGCCATTATGGCAAAATATCAGGAAGGAATACCAGGAACACAGAAAGATGAAACCTGGGTGTTTTTTAAATAA
- a CDS encoding glycoside hydrolase family 2 TIM barrel-domain containing protein — translation MKKILFSFYLILLAIATYAQSRIVQNFNDNWQFYLGDEPQAKNLNFNTNNWRTLALPHDWSIESDFKAEFPARNDGGALPGGIAWYRKTFTVDASKKDQLFYIQFDGIYKHSEVWINGQYLGKRANGYISFQYEISKYLNFGNTPNTIAVRVDNSQQPDSRWYTGSGIYRNVYLISTNKIAVENYGTFITTPSVNGQQAKVNVATEIKNAGETKSVKVEVGVYKAGKLVEKNITSVEARSSSVTKLNQSLTINNPVLWSPEKPNLYEVITRIYDGNKQIDEVKNPLGLRSFRFDADKGFFLNEQSYTLFGVCLHHDLGALGSAMNTRALERQLQIMKDMGANAIRTAHNPPAPEVLQLCDKMGFLVMDEAFDMWKKRKNKFDYHVDFEANHKQDLEDLVKRDRNHPSVFMWSIGNEIREQFDATGTVIAKELSAIVKSIDPTRPVIAALTETEPEKNFIFQSKALDVLGFNYKYFDYDSLPKRFQGYPLLASETVSALATRGVYDLADTLRLWPASSKDKYVVGGNPDFTVTAYDNVAAYWGTTHEIAWKEVKKRPFMSGTFVWTGFDYLGEPVPYPFPARSSYYGIVDLAGFPKDVYYMYQSEWTDKPVLHVLPHWNWKAGEEVSVWAYYSQADEVELFVNGKSKGIKRKEDGDDLHVSWKVPFEAGSVKVVSRKGGKTVLEKEVKTAGSAYKIQLIADRNNIKADGKDLSFITAQIVDKDGNIVPDADHLIKFTITGKGAIVGTDNGYQADLTSLSKPERKAFKGKALAIVKSQQNEKGNIVLKAAAEGLEGASVVVKAVK, via the coding sequence ATGAAGAAAATCTTATTCTCTTTTTACCTTATTTTACTTGCCATAGCCACATATGCACAGTCTCGTATTGTGCAAAATTTTAACGATAACTGGCAATTTTATCTGGGTGACGAACCACAGGCGAAAAATCTAAACTTTAATACAAACAATTGGCGGACATTGGCATTGCCGCATGACTGGAGTATTGAATCGGACTTTAAAGCAGAATTTCCTGCTAGAAACGATGGGGGAGCACTTCCGGGAGGTATTGCCTGGTATAGAAAGACCTTTACGGTTGATGCTTCTAAAAAAGATCAGCTTTTTTACATACAATTTGACGGTATTTACAAACATTCTGAGGTTTGGATTAACGGTCAATACTTAGGAAAAAGAGCTAACGGATATATTTCTTTCCAATATGAAATCAGCAAGTATCTGAATTTTGGAAATACACCGAATACCATTGCAGTAAGGGTAGATAATTCGCAACAGCCAGATTCCAGGTGGTATACGGGCTCAGGTATTTACAGAAATGTTTATCTGATTTCTACAAATAAAATTGCGGTAGAAAATTACGGTACTTTTATTACCACTCCATCGGTTAATGGACAGCAAGCGAAAGTAAATGTGGCTACTGAAATTAAAAATGCGGGAGAAACTAAGTCCGTAAAGGTTGAAGTTGGAGTTTACAAAGCGGGAAAACTAGTAGAGAAAAATATAACTTCTGTAGAGGCTAGAAGCTCTTCGGTAACTAAGTTGAATCAAAGTTTAACGATAAATAATCCAGTTTTATGGTCACCAGAAAAACCAAATCTATATGAAGTGATTACCCGAATTTATGACGGAAACAAGCAAATAGATGAAGTTAAAAATCCTTTAGGGTTAAGAAGTTTCCGTTTTGATGCGGATAAAGGTTTTTTCCTGAACGAACAATCTTATACATTATTTGGAGTTTGTTTGCATCATGATTTAGGAGCTTTAGGATCTGCGATGAATACCAGGGCTCTGGAAAGACAGTTGCAGATTATGAAGGATATGGGAGCTAATGCTATCAGAACGGCACACAATCCGCCAGCGCCAGAAGTTCTGCAGCTATGCGATAAAATGGGTTTCTTAGTAATGGATGAAGCTTTCGATATGTGGAAGAAAAGAAAGAACAAGTTCGACTATCATGTTGATTTCGAAGCAAATCATAAACAGGATTTAGAGGATTTGGTGAAAAGAGATAGAAATCATCCATCTGTGTTTATGTGGAGCATTGGAAACGAAATCAGAGAGCAGTTTGATGCTACAGGAACAGTTATCGCAAAAGAATTATCAGCTATTGTGAAGTCAATAGATCCGACAAGACCGGTTATTGCAGCGCTGACAGAAACAGAGCCAGAGAAGAATTTTATTTTCCAAAGTAAAGCATTAGATGTTTTAGGATTCAACTATAAATATTTTGATTACGATAGCTTGCCAAAGAGATTCCAAGGCTATCCTTTACTGGCGTCTGAAACTGTTTCTGCCTTGGCAACAAGAGGAGTTTACGATTTGGCAGATACCTTAAGATTATGGCCGGCAAGTTCCAAAGATAAATATGTAGTTGGTGGCAATCCTGATTTCACGGTTACTGCTTATGATAATGTAGCGGCGTATTGGGGAACTACTCATGAAATAGCCTGGAAAGAGGTCAAGAAACGACCGTTTATGTCGGGAACTTTTGTTTGGACAGGTTTTGACTATCTGGGTGAACCGGTTCCTTATCCTTTTCCGGCAAGAAGTTCTTATTACGGAATTGTGGATTTGGCAGGATTCCCTAAGGATGTGTATTATATGTATCAATCTGAATGGACAGATAAACCTGTATTACATGTATTGCCGCATTGGAACTGGAAAGCCGGAGAAGAGGTTAGTGTTTGGGCATATTACAGTCAGGCAGATGAGGTTGAACTTTTTGTGAATGGAAAATCAAAAGGAATTAAGCGGAAAGAGGATGGCGATGACTTGCATGTTTCGTGGAAAGTGCCTTTCGAAGCGGGTTCCGTAAAAGTTGTATCGAGAAAAGGAGGTAAGACCGTTCTGGAAAAGGAAGTGAAAACAGCAGGTTCGGCTTACAAAATTCAATTAATCGCAGATAGGAATAATATAAAAGCGGACGGAAAAGATCTTTCTTTCATCACTGCTCAAATTGTAGACAAAGACGGTAATATCGTTCCGGATGCAGACCACCTGATTAAGTTTACAATAACAGGGAAGGGGGCAATTGTCGGAACTGATAACGGTTATCAGGCCGATTTGACTTCATTATCAAAACCAGAAAGAAAGGCTTTCAAAGGAAAAGCTCTGGCCATTGTGAAATCGCAACAAAATGAAAAAGGAAATATTGTTTTGAAAGCTGCTGCGGAAGGATTAGAGGGAGCGTCTGTGGTTGTTAAAGCAGTGAAATAA
- a CDS encoding sodium:solute symporter family transporter — protein MASNILEKLTMLDYLIVVLYVLVLVFIGFKSALTAKKNREETLFLANKSLTWPSIGFNMWGTNVGPSMLLAFASIGYTTGIVAVNFDWYAFVFLFLLAVVFAPKYLAAKVSTLPEFMGKRYGDSTQNILAWYSLIKMLISWLSLGLFAGGFLVRQILGIPMWQSVIVLVTLAGFFTFAGGLKAIAKVNVFQMILLIAVSFLLMILGLNKVGGITKLYESVPANYWNLIQPADNPDYPWYAILLGYPVAAIAFFCTDQAMVQSVLGAKNLEQGQLGVNFIGWLKILSLPLFILTGVICYVLFPGLKDPNEAYMTMVTNLFPAGLNGLVIVVLIAVLVGTIGSSLNSLSTVFTMDLYVKRINPNASTQKIIQVGRYTVVAGAAFAVLVALAIDSIKGLNLFDVFQSVLGFIAPSLSVVFLLSVFWKRTTRLAVNLILSAGSIFSLGVGICYLWVFPSKEYPGLWPHYLLLSFLIFAFLIIVAIVVSLLDRNPVSYQMTAEEKSHTEPTSNKVKIAWGALWIVMIGLYLYFS, from the coding sequence ATGGCATCTAATATTTTAGAAAAACTAACCATGCTGGACTACCTGATTGTAGTGCTTTATGTCTTGGTATTAGTTTTTATAGGTTTTAAGTCGGCATTAACGGCTAAAAAGAATAGGGAAGAAACTTTGTTTCTGGCAAACAAATCATTAACCTGGCCCAGTATAGGTTTCAATATGTGGGGGACAAATGTTGGCCCGTCTATGTTATTGGCCTTTGCCAGTATAGGTTATACTACCGGTATTGTTGCGGTAAATTTCGACTGGTATGCCTTCGTTTTTCTTTTTCTCCTGGCAGTAGTATTCGCACCTAAATATCTGGCGGCAAAAGTAAGTACTTTGCCAGAATTTATGGGAAAGCGCTACGGAGATTCCACTCAGAATATTCTGGCCTGGTATTCTTTAATTAAAATGTTAATTTCCTGGTTATCATTAGGACTTTTCGCCGGAGGTTTTTTGGTAAGACAAATTCTGGGGATTCCTATGTGGCAATCGGTAATTGTTTTGGTGACCTTAGCCGGATTCTTTACGTTTGCCGGAGGATTGAAAGCTATTGCTAAAGTGAACGTTTTTCAGATGATTTTATTGATAGCGGTATCGTTTTTACTAATGATCCTTGGTCTTAACAAAGTAGGCGGAATAACGAAGCTCTACGAATCTGTTCCGGCAAACTATTGGAATTTAATTCAACCGGCAGATAATCCGGATTATCCGTGGTATGCCATTTTATTGGGATATCCGGTAGCTGCAATCGCTTTTTTCTGTACAGACCAGGCCATGGTACAGTCGGTATTAGGTGCTAAGAATTTAGAACAGGGACAATTGGGGGTAAACTTCATTGGTTGGCTGAAAATATTATCCTTGCCATTGTTCATTCTTACAGGAGTAATTTGTTATGTGTTATTTCCTGGTTTGAAAGATCCGAACGAAGCATACATGACTATGGTAACTAACCTTTTTCCTGCCGGATTGAACGGTTTAGTGATTGTGGTATTGATAGCGGTATTAGTAGGAACAATCGGATCGTCTTTAAATTCATTAAGTACCGTTTTTACAATGGATTTATATGTTAAACGTATAAACCCAAATGCAAGTACCCAGAAGATTATTCAGGTAGGGCGTTATACGGTTGTAGCAGGGGCGGCTTTTGCGGTTCTAGTGGCTTTAGCTATAGATAGTATTAAAGGGTTAAATCTGTTTGACGTATTTCAATCCGTATTAGGTTTTATTGCACCGTCGCTTTCGGTAGTTTTCCTGTTAAGTGTTTTCTGGAAAAGAACAACCCGATTAGCAGTAAACCTGATCCTTTCCGCAGGTTCGATTTTTAGCTTAGGTGTTGGAATATGTTATTTATGGGTTTTTCCATCAAAAGAATATCCCGGGTTATGGCCGCACTATTTATTGCTGTCGTTCCTGATTTTTGCCTTTTTAATAATTGTAGCCATAGTCGTTTCTCTATTAGACAGAAATCCTGTTTCTTACCAGATGACAGCAGAAGAAAAAAGCCACACCGAACCTACAAGCAATAAAGTGAAGATTGCCTGGGGAGCGCTTTGGATAGTGATGATTGGATTGTATTTGTATTTTAGCTAG
- a CDS encoding Gfo/Idh/MocA family protein has translation MLKIGILGLGEGRSTISAVLNSKKVQLKTMCDLSEETCKQRAKEFDFHSYTTSYEEMLNDKEIDIIAIYTPDHLHAQHIKQALLHDKHVICTKPFIDNLKDANELLELARKTGKKVFVGQSSRFFEPAKRQRKDFEEGILGDLITIEAHYHADHRWFLEKPWALDASFKWLYGGLSHPVDFIRWYLPNIEEVMGYGMLSSNGKAGGLKNEDTMHFIFKATDGRIARVSGVYTSPTQPTYRDSGMSTILRCTEGASQADYHELRYAVTDRTGEDKIITWGDATLKYYYRFEGQSHHAGEYQNYIEYFADSIEQGFTAYPDMKEGIGTFALLQAMDRSLKTGIPVKVKSLLEENQVEL, from the coding sequence ATGCTTAAAATAGGAATATTAGGATTAGGAGAGGGCAGAAGTACCATTTCTGCTGTCTTAAATAGCAAAAAGGTTCAATTGAAAACCATGTGCGATTTAAGTGAAGAAACTTGTAAACAGCGAGCTAAAGAATTTGATTTTCATTCTTATACTACAAGTTATGAAGAAATGTTAAATGATAAGGAAATTGATATCATAGCGATTTATACACCAGATCATTTACATGCTCAGCATATTAAGCAAGCTTTGCTTCATGATAAGCATGTTATCTGCACCAAACCTTTTATAGATAACCTAAAAGATGCGAATGAGTTATTAGAGTTAGCTAGAAAGACCGGAAAGAAGGTTTTTGTTGGACAAAGTTCACGATTCTTCGAGCCGGCAAAAAGACAGCGTAAGGATTTTGAAGAAGGCATACTTGGAGATTTAATTACTATAGAGGCCCATTACCATGCGGATCACCGTTGGTTTTTAGAAAAGCCATGGGCTTTAGATGCGTCTTTTAAATGGTTATATGGAGGACTTAGCCATCCGGTAGATTTTATCCGTTGGTATTTACCAAATATCGAAGAAGTGATGGGGTACGGAATGTTAAGCTCAAACGGAAAAGCTGGCGGCTTAAAGAACGAAGACACTATGCACTTTATTTTCAAAGCTACAGATGGAAGAATTGCTCGTGTAAGCGGCGTTTATACCAGCCCGACACAGCCAACTTATCGTGATAGCGGAATGAGCACTATTTTAAGGTGTACAGAAGGCGCAAGTCAGGCAGATTACCATGAATTGCGTTATGCCGTTACAGATAGAACTGGTGAAGACAAAATTATTACCTGGGGAGATGCTACTTTGAAATATTATTACCGTTTCGAAGGCCAAAGCCATCACGCAGGAGAATATCAGAACTATATCGAATATTTTGCGGATAGTATAGAACAAGGTTTTACTGCTTATCCTGATATGAAAGAAGGTATTGGCACTTTTGCGTTATTGCAGGCTATGGACCGATCGCTGAAAACAGGGATACCTGTAAAAGTGAAGAGTTTGTTAGAGGAAAATCAGGTAGAATTATAA